A single genomic interval of Stieleria maiorica harbors:
- a CDS encoding phospholipase D-like domain-containing protein — MVTRSVRTATLALLVAIVLPIAKDANASSLRVLDGKRESLQARVDLIQQAQHSIDLSYYAIDTDEVPIALLELLRQASLRGVRVRILVDGLKSRLPAKFEQYLQRNRVQVRVYHPLHQGNPSWLNRRLHSKLMVVDAQRAVIGSSNLENEHFELKPGRGFVDCDAIVAGPIAQQTQAYFDWLWATPDVRPAPPRDSLGLDVLRSRPFGRSDWKNAWRDAKTDRDYQRLLDRALQHVVCQGGVHLDPQRDWIAEASHGIQMRLLHDRSSDKSEHHVNRQIVRMIDRARSSVLIESPYPAFDRSIRSAISRARARGVCVTILTNSLDTTDQLNVYAAYQNHKRGLLREGVQLREYAGRDTLHSKTLLVDDSSWMLGSYNFDARSNLWNLELCLVSDDPAGAAQLWSNLQPRLVNSTPIRSGTLILPVGQDAAISKRSRLMIKRSVIELYRGLL; from the coding sequence ATGGTCACACGATCGGTGCGCACCGCCACGCTGGCGTTGCTGGTGGCGATCGTATTGCCGATCGCGAAAGACGCGAACGCCAGCAGTCTTCGTGTTCTCGACGGGAAACGGGAGTCGCTTCAAGCACGCGTCGACCTGATCCAGCAAGCGCAACACAGCATCGACCTATCGTATTACGCGATCGATACCGACGAAGTGCCCATCGCACTCCTCGAACTGCTGCGACAAGCATCGCTGCGGGGCGTGCGTGTCCGTATCCTGGTCGACGGTCTCAAATCACGACTGCCGGCCAAGTTTGAGCAGTATCTGCAGCGGAATCGGGTCCAGGTCCGGGTTTACCACCCGCTTCATCAAGGCAACCCGAGCTGGCTGAATCGACGATTGCATTCCAAGTTGATGGTCGTCGACGCCCAGCGTGCCGTGATCGGAAGCAGCAACCTGGAGAACGAGCATTTCGAGTTGAAACCGGGGCGCGGTTTTGTCGATTGCGACGCGATCGTCGCCGGCCCAATCGCCCAACAGACACAAGCCTATTTCGACTGGTTGTGGGCGACGCCCGATGTCCGACCAGCACCGCCCCGAGATTCGCTCGGGTTGGACGTCCTGCGATCCCGCCCTTTCGGCCGCAGCGACTGGAAGAATGCGTGGCGCGACGCAAAAACCGATCGTGACTACCAACGGCTACTCGATCGTGCCTTGCAGCATGTGGTTTGCCAAGGCGGCGTGCACTTGGATCCGCAGCGCGATTGGATCGCCGAAGCGAGCCATGGGATCCAGATGCGACTGCTGCATGATCGTTCGTCAGACAAGTCAGAGCATCATGTCAATCGTCAGATCGTTCGAATGATCGATCGGGCCCGGTCGTCCGTGCTGATCGAATCACCCTACCCCGCGTTCGATCGTTCGATTCGATCCGCCATCTCGCGTGCCAGGGCGCGTGGCGTGTGCGTGACGATTTTGACCAATTCGTTGGACACGACCGATCAATTGAACGTGTATGCCGCTTACCAGAATCACAAACGCGGGTTGCTGCGTGAGGGGGTCCAGCTGCGAGAATACGCCGGCCGGGACACGTTGCACTCCAAGACGCTGTTGGTCGACGACAGTTCGTGGATGCTGGGCAGCTACAACTTTGACGCCCGTTCCAACCTATGGAATCTTGAATTGTGCTTGGTGTCGGATGATCCCGCCGGTGCCGCTCAGTTGTGGTCCAATCTGCAACCGAGACTTGTCAATTCGACGCCAATCAGGTCCGGCACGCTGATCCTGCCGGTCGGACAAGACGCCGCGATTTCCAAACGAAGCCGATTGATGATCAAACGCAGCGTGATCGAACTTTATCGCGGTCTGCTGTAG
- a CDS encoding fused DSP-PTPase phosphatase/NAD kinase-like protein: MLKPLAFLSALAITCSATCSAGTLRRDSDRSDTLVVKRLDAAIYYGGAPKSDADFARLRQLGVRRIVDMRTFKVFASARERRRAAECGITFQRIPMGFFPAKTGNVPDILAELTGCGHGAVYFHCNLGLDRAGMLVALYRVEHFGWDPRHAFSVWKAQQFNTKLKGLDRYYWQHVGRYSRPR; this comes from the coding sequence ATGTTGAAACCATTGGCCTTCCTTTCCGCTCTTGCGATCACTTGTTCAGCTACGTGCAGCGCCGGAACTTTGAGGCGAGACAGCGATCGGAGTGACACCTTGGTGGTCAAACGACTCGACGCGGCAATCTATTACGGCGGCGCCCCGAAAAGCGATGCCGATTTTGCCCGCCTGCGTCAGTTGGGCGTCCGGCGGATTGTCGACATGCGGACCTTCAAGGTATTTGCCAGCGCGCGGGAACGTCGGCGGGCTGCCGAGTGCGGGATCACGTTCCAGCGAATTCCGATGGGGTTCTTTCCCGCCAAGACAGGAAACGTCCCGGACATCCTGGCGGAGCTGACCGGTTGTGGCCACGGAGCCGTCTACTTTCACTGCAACCTTGGCCTCGATCGTGCCGGGATGCTCGTCGCGTTGTATCGTGTCGAACATTTCGGCTGGGACCCGCGACATGCCTTCTCTGTCTGGAAGGCCCAGCAATTCAATACCAAATTAAAAGGCTTGGATCGGTACTACTGGCAACACGTCGGTCGCTACAGCAGACCGCGATAA
- a CDS encoding S8 family serine peptidase, which yields MPVVTYGGSDEEGFELVESRELIAIRTRSNRSLRTKSTVSDPVEGQLSGCELVMRFPEAGVEVYRVPKGEKKSAMQNRKRALRQHPDVRFAGGVLIDKDAQEPVIYTENLFIKFIDSLDAGECERIIREASLILKEKLGFGINSYFVQATEGTGQRVFDLALELLARPEVQYCHPELVRPRDRKSIGSQQWHLGPVTHNGLSVSNHAHVLIAHELTRGDGVMIAVIDDGFDIDHAEFSSPGKIVAPFDAVSQTSDPRPRDPDPDYPDDHGTACAGVACASGIDGAIGVAPEARLMPIRLMANLGSMAEAKAFQWAADHGADVISCSWGPADGPWYLPNHSLHDRVHHLPTSTRMAIDYALSTGRGGLGTPVLFAAGNGNESVENDGYASYEPVIAVAACNDRGTRSVYSDYGPSIWCCFPSNDFEFVAEQHPAPITPGIWTTDRSGVHGYNPGSPHAGDAIGNYTNSFGGTSSACPGVAGVVALMLSANPDLTPLEIKDLLRRSSDAVDPEGGQYDADGHSESYGYGRVNARRAVELAVPTPAPRLEIVRDFYTSIPDRGTANVAIEIQDPGSIESIDVLFDIEHSYVGDLVVTLKPPRGAGSKVVLHDRQGTSASGISKYCRMQATPGLSRLAGKKCRGNWTLEVEDQAVRDVGTIVRFGMVITLQSTAQPGALARVSKRNTTRLVRRPVSLARRQRGYGS from the coding sequence ATGCCAGTCGTCACCTATGGTGGAAGTGATGAAGAAGGATTCGAATTGGTCGAGAGTCGAGAGCTGATCGCGATCCGCACGCGTTCCAATCGGTCTTTAAGAACAAAGTCGACCGTTTCGGATCCGGTGGAGGGACAGTTGAGCGGTTGCGAGCTGGTGATGCGGTTTCCCGAAGCCGGCGTGGAGGTTTATCGCGTGCCGAAAGGGGAGAAGAAGTCGGCGATGCAAAACCGAAAACGTGCGCTGCGTCAGCACCCGGACGTGCGTTTCGCCGGCGGCGTGCTGATCGACAAAGATGCGCAAGAGCCGGTGATTTACACGGAGAATCTGTTCATCAAGTTCATCGACAGTCTGGATGCCGGCGAGTGCGAACGGATCATCCGTGAGGCGAGTTTGATTCTCAAGGAGAAGCTCGGATTCGGAATCAATAGCTACTTTGTGCAAGCGACCGAGGGGACGGGGCAGCGTGTGTTTGACTTGGCATTGGAGTTATTGGCGCGGCCGGAAGTGCAGTACTGCCACCCGGAACTGGTTCGCCCCCGGGATCGAAAATCGATCGGTTCGCAGCAATGGCATCTCGGTCCGGTCACGCACAATGGACTCTCGGTCAGCAATCATGCGCACGTGCTGATCGCGCACGAATTGACGCGCGGCGACGGGGTGATGATCGCCGTCATCGATGACGGTTTTGACATCGATCACGCGGAGTTTTCGAGCCCCGGAAAGATCGTGGCGCCGTTTGATGCCGTCAGCCAGACTTCCGATCCGCGTCCCCGTGACCCCGACCCCGACTATCCCGATGACCACGGAACGGCCTGCGCGGGTGTCGCCTGTGCGAGCGGAATCGACGGCGCGATCGGGGTCGCGCCGGAGGCGCGGTTGATGCCGATTCGATTGATGGCCAATTTGGGATCGATGGCTGAAGCGAAAGCGTTTCAGTGGGCCGCCGACCACGGTGCCGACGTGATCTCTTGCAGTTGGGGGCCCGCCGACGGGCCTTGGTATTTGCCGAATCATTCGCTGCACGATCGCGTGCATCATCTGCCGACGAGTACGCGGATGGCCATCGATTATGCGTTGTCGACAGGCCGCGGCGGTCTCGGCACCCCGGTCCTTTTCGCCGCCGGCAATGGCAATGAGAGCGTCGAGAACGACGGCTACGCGAGCTACGAACCGGTGATCGCGGTTGCCGCCTGCAACGATCGGGGAACGCGGAGCGTCTACAGCGACTATGGACCGTCGATTTGGTGCTGCTTTCCCAGCAACGATTTCGAATTTGTCGCAGAGCAGCATCCGGCCCCCATCACCCCCGGAATCTGGACGACCGATCGTTCCGGAGTTCACGGGTACAACCCCGGCAGCCCCCATGCCGGCGATGCGATCGGAAACTACACCAATTCGTTCGGCGGCACCTCAAGCGCCTGCCCCGGTGTTGCGGGGGTCGTCGCCTTGATGCTGTCGGCGAATCCCGATTTGACTCCGCTTGAGATCAAAGACTTGTTGCGGCGTTCGAGCGACGCCGTCGATCCGGAAGGCGGACAATACGATGCCGACGGGCACAGCGAGTCGTACGGATACGGTCGAGTCAATGCACGTCGTGCCGTGGAATTGGCCGTCCCAACGCCTGCGCCGCGACTGGAGATTGTTCGTGACTTCTACACCTCGATTCCCGATCGCGGCACCGCAAACGTCGCGATTGAAATCCAGGATCCGGGATCGATTGAATCGATCGACGTGCTGTTTGACATCGAACACAGCTATGTCGGCGACCTTGTTGTCACACTCAAGCCGCCGCGTGGTGCCGGATCAAAGGTGGTCCTGCACGACCGTCAGGGGACATCTGCGAGCGGAATTTCAAAATACTGCCGCATGCAGGCCACTCCCGGACTCAGTCGTCTGGCGGGAAAGAAGTGCCGTGGCAACTGGACGCTTGAGGTCGAGGACCAAGCCGTCCGCGACGTCGGCACCATCGTCCGTTTCGGAATGGTCATCACGCTTCAGTCCACGGCGCAACCGGGCGCTCTGGCCCGCGTTTCCAAACGCAACACGACTCGGTTGGTCCGGCGTCCGGTGTCGCTGGCACGACGGCAACGAGGCTACGGTTCCTGA
- a CDS encoding M6 family metalloprotease domain-containing protein, whose product MWLCRIGCTFLVFWIATDQRAIGNLASPFPVEVTQPSGETIQLYIRGNEKLNWYEYVPEARNIQRGVAMSPADATLAATPGYTVIKDADGRYVYAQLDADSNWVPTDVAVGAEVPQNLQRRLIPPPENVQRMIRARLPEQNIPSRAAAPLGTVKNLVVLLRFADHTGRTLPSKADYEQLFNAQSPVPNLAPTGSVKMFYQENSYAKMNLESTVVDWVTLPKKEAYYANGQSGLTSRIWEALRDGLDLVRASGSVDFADFDNEINQNGGKGDGWIDAITFVHSGYAAEFGGVAGGADMDDRIWSHRWTMTPWTDPASGVKVSNYNINPGIWGTSGTAIGRIGVICHELGHFFGLPDLYDYSGKGEGCGSWCLMANSWGFDGTQFRPPHMSAWCKLFLSWNSAQLLSTPGTYEVEATSLPGANIYRINYPSGPLSEYLLIENRQAVGRYDGGIPAGTGGQGGLAIWHIDDSVPENDQPGYPGSDGFPADHYKVGLIQADGLWELEKGLNRGNANDVFRQGHNDSLTATTDPNSNSFTGVQLPPIKNISASSSKMSFQYGDAPIIVDDTVLAGVVNVEVPTSHSVNFSPDGKAATILLDRLVSYAYGDAAEVKHATFVLPLKDASENATVAIQVRGYYSTDDGSVGRVILSANGSASIIDPKASAAPQASRAMEPDAKGAKQANHRATAERIRRGNNPKPSNVTGDDFFYESSTSLVVDEKLPITIVLQTERLTSDSVGAYLVIDSIDVEIKP is encoded by the coding sequence ATGTGGCTATGTCGAATCGGTTGCACATTTCTCGTCTTCTGGATCGCGACGGATCAACGTGCGATCGGGAATCTGGCAAGCCCGTTCCCGGTGGAGGTCACGCAACCGTCGGGTGAGACGATCCAGTTGTACATTCGCGGTAACGAAAAGTTGAACTGGTATGAGTATGTGCCGGAGGCCAGGAATATCCAGCGCGGGGTCGCGATGAGCCCGGCTGACGCGACGCTCGCAGCCACTCCCGGATACACCGTCATCAAGGACGCCGATGGGCGTTACGTGTACGCTCAGCTGGATGCCGATTCCAATTGGGTACCCACCGATGTCGCCGTCGGAGCGGAGGTGCCACAAAACCTTCAACGGCGTTTGATTCCGCCGCCGGAAAACGTTCAGCGGATGATTCGTGCCCGATTGCCGGAGCAAAACATCCCGTCCCGGGCCGCGGCGCCTCTAGGAACGGTCAAAAACCTGGTCGTGTTATTGAGATTCGCAGATCATACCGGCCGAACGTTGCCTTCGAAGGCGGATTACGAACAACTCTTCAATGCGCAATCCCCGGTTCCCAATCTGGCACCGACAGGGAGCGTCAAGATGTTCTACCAGGAAAACTCGTACGCCAAGATGAACCTGGAGTCGACGGTGGTCGACTGGGTAACGCTGCCGAAAAAGGAAGCTTACTATGCCAACGGCCAAAGTGGACTGACGTCGCGGATTTGGGAAGCGCTCCGTGATGGGCTTGATCTCGTCCGTGCGAGCGGTTCGGTCGACTTTGCCGATTTCGACAACGAGATCAATCAGAACGGCGGCAAGGGAGACGGTTGGATTGACGCGATCACCTTCGTTCATTCCGGGTATGCCGCCGAGTTCGGCGGGGTTGCCGGCGGGGCCGACATGGATGATCGAATTTGGTCGCATCGCTGGACAATGACTCCCTGGACAGATCCGGCGTCCGGTGTGAAGGTGAGCAACTACAATATCAATCCCGGAATTTGGGGAACCAGCGGAACCGCGATCGGACGCATCGGCGTGATTTGTCACGAGCTCGGGCATTTCTTCGGTTTACCTGACCTCTACGACTACAGCGGCAAAGGCGAGGGCTGTGGATCGTGGTGCTTGATGGCGAACAGTTGGGGCTTTGATGGCACCCAATTTCGTCCGCCGCACATGTCAGCGTGGTGCAAACTCTTTCTCAGTTGGAATTCCGCCCAACTGCTCTCCACACCTGGCACCTACGAAGTCGAAGCGACCTCACTGCCGGGGGCAAACATCTATCGAATCAACTACCCCAGCGGTCCTTTGAGTGAGTACCTGCTGATCGAAAACCGTCAAGCGGTTGGTCGCTACGACGGGGGGATACCGGCCGGAACGGGAGGCCAGGGGGGACTGGCGATCTGGCACATTGACGATTCGGTGCCGGAAAATGATCAACCCGGGTATCCCGGGTCTGATGGATTCCCTGCCGACCACTATAAAGTCGGGCTGATCCAGGCCGACGGACTTTGGGAGCTGGAGAAGGGACTGAACCGTGGCAACGCGAACGACGTTTTCCGACAGGGGCACAATGATTCGCTTACCGCAACGACCGACCCGAATTCAAACTCGTTTACCGGCGTCCAGCTACCTCCGATCAAAAACATCTCGGCGTCCAGTTCCAAGATGTCCTTTCAATATGGCGACGCCCCGATCATCGTCGACGACACGGTCCTCGCGGGCGTGGTGAATGTCGAAGTACCGACAAGTCATTCCGTCAACTTCAGTCCCGACGGAAAGGCCGCCACGATTCTATTGGATCGGTTGGTTAGCTATGCCTACGGAGATGCCGCAGAGGTCAAGCACGCGACGTTTGTGCTGCCGCTTAAAGACGCCTCCGAAAATGCGACGGTGGCGATCCAGGTCCGCGGGTACTACAGCACCGACGACGGTTCGGTCGGACGGGTGATTCTGTCCGCCAATGGCAGCGCGTCGATCATTGATCCCAAGGCCAGTGCCGCACCGCAGGCATCCAGGGCGATGGAGCCAGATGCAAAGGGTGCCAAGCAAGCGAACCACCGAGCGACAGCGGAAAGAATCCGCCGCGGTAACAATCCGAAACCATCCAATGTGACCGGGGACGACTTCTTCTACGAGTCGTCGACATCACTGGTTGTGGATGAAAAGCTGCCGATCACGATCGTGCTGCAAACCGAGCGGCTGACTTCGGATTCCGTCGGGGCCTATCTGGTCATCGATTCCATCGATGTGGAGATAAAACCCTAG
- a CDS encoding catalase family protein, with protein MRFLICCGLVVLSVLGNAQDEPIYLDQGWDAEQREEFYFTAQGSQLIPFKWFLQLERADSEELFRHNSNLSRFGFITTEPSKRNPEGLPVGFVRDGVDPVASDFMGLKSVQRSVIAKATRFEVKKAYLGAGFDEKYYPREQESWFGFTCAACHTHQIRYQGATVRIDGGSTQADVESFLRELGRALQATCEDDQKLERFAIAVGRREYDLHEFKKEVQQISSAVNQLVQRNKAKHPYGYARLDAFGAILNAVCETALSEPENHRSSDAPVSYPSLWNTPEYSYVQWNASAPSAEARNVGEVLGVFGTYTLAAGPTQFDSTVRLGNLVRLEHELIKNLKSPDWPEAVLGPLDDAKVAAGRILFRKNCESCHAVRVDGDFVRNDQGRIPVRSNTLTEIQTDSQFLKNLNPQDTILAGGLQDLLGGAIRVPRASMLGAAVREIISNRSRAEMIDVRPLQPGPQDPPHPDGVGSGYIARPLEGIWASAPYFHNGSVPNLYETLLPASERSSTFWVGNTEFDSVNVGFVTDRSEIGSEFRVCDQTGQPIVGNSNAGHEGHGANESEGFTQTFENGQWRDFSDEERYALVEYMKSLSPNETDVPKSPAFEQIPDGEQEMIKNIVDATVTQMRARYADGDRMLRSVHPKDHGCVTAKFEVHQDLPEEYRVGVFQPGAVYECYIRFSNAAVRVDHDSRRGADGNPVHGSRGMAIKLVGVHGESLLPPHGSLTQDFLMINQPVFTFANVEDYELLSTVLVENNDDPRAFFAKRFTSGTDEQKARAARTKQLVERIQANEVGENSGAFFPPPASPVDNPYFSAAPFLFGPDRVMKFRAMPVGRSNDVPNVDDPNYLRTGLIARLSKQSVEFDFGIQVRTIGQVDPATDIENASVEWKDDFVSVARITIAPQKFDSPEQRVHCEKLFFSPWHGVADHRPIGGINRLRKAVYLASGKFRNLPKEPASIPTAWSSEE; from the coding sequence ATGAGATTCCTGATCTGTTGTGGGCTGGTCGTGCTGTCCGTTCTTGGCAACGCACAAGACGAACCGATCTATCTGGATCAAGGTTGGGATGCCGAGCAGCGCGAGGAATTTTACTTTACCGCCCAAGGCTCTCAACTGATCCCCTTCAAGTGGTTCCTTCAACTCGAGCGAGCGGATTCGGAAGAGCTCTTTCGGCACAATTCAAATCTGTCGCGATTCGGGTTTATCACAACGGAGCCTTCGAAACGAAATCCCGAAGGGTTGCCGGTCGGTTTCGTCCGAGACGGAGTGGATCCGGTCGCCAGCGACTTTATGGGACTCAAGTCCGTTCAACGATCCGTCATTGCGAAAGCGACTCGTTTCGAAGTGAAGAAGGCCTATTTGGGCGCCGGTTTTGACGAAAAATATTACCCACGTGAACAAGAATCGTGGTTCGGGTTTACCTGCGCCGCGTGCCACACTCACCAAATCCGATACCAGGGCGCAACCGTACGGATCGACGGTGGATCCACGCAAGCCGACGTCGAGTCCTTTCTACGTGAATTGGGGCGAGCGTTACAGGCAACCTGTGAGGACGATCAAAAGCTGGAGCGTTTTGCGATCGCCGTCGGACGCCGGGAATACGACTTGCACGAATTCAAAAAGGAGGTCCAACAGATCTCCTCGGCCGTCAACCAATTGGTTCAAAGGAACAAGGCCAAGCACCCCTACGGATACGCACGCCTGGACGCATTCGGCGCGATTTTGAACGCCGTCTGTGAAACCGCGTTGAGCGAGCCGGAAAACCATCGTTCATCCGATGCGCCGGTCAGTTATCCATCGTTGTGGAACACGCCCGAATACAGCTACGTGCAATGGAATGCGTCGGCCCCGTCGGCCGAAGCACGCAACGTCGGGGAGGTGTTGGGCGTCTTCGGAACCTACACGCTTGCTGCGGGACCGACGCAATTCGATTCGACGGTGCGTCTTGGCAACCTTGTCCGGCTGGAACACGAGTTAATCAAGAACCTGAAATCACCAGACTGGCCGGAAGCAGTCTTGGGACCGCTAGATGACGCTAAGGTTGCAGCCGGGAGGATTCTTTTCAGGAAGAATTGTGAGTCGTGTCATGCGGTGCGCGTGGATGGCGATTTTGTGCGCAATGACCAGGGCCGAATTCCGGTGCGTTCCAACACATTGACGGAAATTCAAACGGACTCCCAGTTCTTGAAGAACTTGAATCCGCAGGACACGATCTTGGCCGGCGGTCTGCAAGATCTTCTCGGTGGTGCGATCCGTGTGCCACGCGCCAGCATGTTAGGGGCGGCGGTTCGTGAGATCATCTCGAACCGATCCCGCGCTGAAATGATTGACGTTCGGCCACTTCAGCCCGGCCCACAAGACCCTCCGCACCCGGACGGTGTCGGCAGTGGATACATCGCCCGACCATTGGAAGGGATTTGGGCAAGTGCTCCCTACTTTCACAATGGCAGTGTCCCGAATTTGTACGAGACATTGCTGCCCGCATCGGAACGGTCGAGCACGTTTTGGGTCGGCAATACGGAGTTTGATTCGGTGAACGTCGGATTCGTCACCGATCGGTCGGAGATCGGTTCAGAGTTCCGTGTCTGTGATCAGACCGGTCAGCCGATCGTGGGAAACTCCAACGCGGGGCATGAGGGGCACGGGGCCAACGAGTCGGAAGGTTTCACCCAAACGTTTGAAAACGGTCAATGGCGCGACTTTAGCGACGAGGAGCGGTATGCACTGGTCGAATACATGAAATCGCTTTCGCCGAATGAGACGGACGTGCCAAAGTCACCCGCGTTCGAGCAGATTCCCGACGGCGAGCAGGAGATGATCAAGAACATTGTCGATGCGACCGTCACGCAAATGCGGGCGCGGTATGCCGACGGTGATCGCATGCTTCGCAGCGTCCACCCGAAGGATCACGGTTGCGTGACCGCAAAGTTTGAAGTCCACCAGGATTTGCCCGAAGAATACCGGGTCGGGGTCTTTCAGCCGGGCGCCGTCTACGAGTGCTACATTCGCTTCTCCAACGCGGCCGTCCGGGTCGACCATGACTCGCGACGCGGTGCGGACGGAAACCCGGTTCATGGAAGCCGTGGGATGGCAATCAAGTTGGTCGGCGTTCACGGCGAGTCGCTGTTGCCACCGCATGGCTCGCTGACGCAAGACTTTTTGATGATCAACCAGCCCGTGTTTACGTTCGCCAATGTCGAAGACTATGAATTGTTGAGTACGGTTTTGGTGGAAAACAACGATGATCCACGTGCTTTCTTTGCAAAACGTTTTACGAGCGGAACCGACGAACAAAAAGCGAGGGCCGCACGAACAAAGCAATTGGTCGAACGGATTCAGGCAAATGAAGTCGGCGAAAACAGTGGTGCATTCTTTCCGCCTCCTGCGAGTCCGGTGGACAATCCGTACTTCAGCGCGGCGCCGTTCCTGTTCGGCCCGGACCGCGTCATGAAGTTTCGCGCGATGCCGGTTGGCCGCAGTAACGATGTTCCGAACGTCGATGATCCGAATTACTTGCGGACGGGATTGATCGCGCGTTTGTCCAAGCAATCGGTTGAATTCGACTTCGGAATACAGGTCCGCACCATCGGCCAAGTCGACCCAGCAACCGATATCGAAAACGCGTCGGTCGAGTGGAAGGACGACTTCGTGTCGGTCGCCCGAATCACGATTGCGCCCCAGAAATTCGATTCACCGGAGCAGCGGGTGCATTGTGAAAAGCTGTTCTTTTCGCCGTGGCACGGAGTTGCGGATCACCGGCCGATCGGAGGTATCAATCGCCTGCGCAAAGCGGTCTACCTTGCTTCAGGGAAATTTCGCAATCTGCCGAAAGAACCGGCCTCCATTCCGACGGCTTGGTCGTCCGAGGAATAG
- a CDS encoding oligogalacturonate lyase family protein translates to MAFYSALGADEPPREWVEPQTGHRVVRLSKEAGSASLYFHQNAYTPEGDKLLISTPRGLETVDLQTRELKVVVPRRGYRMGGSSGVEMGRKTRHVYYSARTREGTMVRATHVDSGETRDIVTLPPGASFNGVNADETLLFGSIREFSPRDQTGRRDRSGDRGRDAPRSMKLFTANIASGQIETFHPSNAWLNHLQCSPTDPNIGLFCHEGIWQDVDRVWTVEFGSDDAKLMHRRQQQYEIAGHEFFSADGRWVWYDLQTPRADQFWLAGVHVTTGERVRYRLKRDEWSVHYNISRDGTLFAGDGGGPKSVANQTPLPEKRRLDPPGNGQWIYLFRPDDEFTDATVSGQPAKSGTLKSERLVDLSSHDYDLEPNVTFTPDGRWIVFRSNLHGERHIYMVQVERERDTGDGASQSSASDAP, encoded by the coding sequence ATGGCATTTTACTCGGCACTTGGAGCCGACGAACCGCCTCGCGAGTGGGTTGAGCCACAGACCGGCCATCGTGTGGTGCGGTTGTCCAAGGAAGCGGGCAGCGCGAGTCTTTACTTCCACCAGAATGCGTACACGCCCGAAGGCGACAAGCTGCTGATTTCAACGCCGCGAGGACTGGAAACCGTTGATCTACAGACCCGTGAGTTGAAGGTCGTCGTTCCGCGGCGCGGCTATCGCATGGGAGGCAGCAGCGGCGTCGAAATGGGACGCAAAACGCGACACGTTTATTATTCGGCTCGCACACGCGAAGGCACGATGGTTCGGGCCACGCACGTTGATAGCGGCGAAACCCGTGATATCGTGACGCTTCCGCCGGGAGCGAGCTTCAATGGGGTCAACGCGGACGAAACACTGCTTTTCGGTTCGATCCGGGAATTCTCGCCGCGCGATCAAACCGGTCGTCGTGACCGATCCGGCGATCGCGGTCGTGACGCCCCGCGGTCGATGAAACTGTTCACGGCCAACATTGCCAGCGGCCAGATCGAGACGTTTCATCCTTCCAACGCGTGGCTGAATCACCTGCAGTGTTCACCTACCGATCCGAACATTGGTCTCTTTTGCCATGAAGGCATCTGGCAGGACGTCGACCGAGTCTGGACCGTTGAATTCGGGAGCGACGACGCGAAACTGATGCATCGGCGCCAACAGCAATACGAGATCGCCGGACACGAGTTTTTCAGCGCCGATGGTCGGTGGGTCTGGTACGATCTGCAGACCCCACGTGCCGATCAGTTCTGGCTGGCTGGCGTGCACGTGACCACGGGCGAGCGCGTCCGTTACCGGCTGAAGCGAGACGAGTGGTCGGTTCACTACAACATCTCGCGTGACGGAACGTTATTTGCCGGCGACGGCGGCGGTCCGAAGAGCGTGGCGAACCAGACCCCGCTTCCCGAGAAACGGCGGCTTGACCCGCCCGGCAACGGACAATGGATCTATCTGTTCCGCCCCGATGACGAGTTCACCGACGCGACGGTCAGCGGTCAGCCCGCGAAATCGGGCACGCTAAAGTCCGAAAGACTGGTCGACCTTTCCAGCCACGACTACGACCTGGAACCCAACGTCACCTTTACCCCCGACGGCCGATGGATCGTGTTCCGTTCCAACTTGCACGGTGAACGCCACATCTACATGGTCCAAGTGGAACGGGAACGCGATACGGGGGATGGGGCGTCTCAATCTTCCGCATCAGACGCTCCATAG